A genomic region of Calditerricola satsumensis contains the following coding sequences:
- a CDS encoding 5' nucleotidase, NT5C type, which produces MNARVLLIDMDSVIVDLMAEWYARYNRDYGDNLTVARATSWDATTYVKPECGAKIYDYLREPGLFAGLKPLPHAIEVLERLSRRYEIFIVTASPSAIAYAEKEAWVQRHLPFLGRERLIFAHRKEMIRGDLLFDDAPHNLRRFQATGRIAVAMDYPYNRDVACPRVSSWLEFEERLPELLAQRPVPPSCEAVRPGGPANGEHTTGCRASGEGRPAHEQ; this is translated from the coding sequence ATGAACGCGCGCGTCCTGCTCATCGACATGGACTCGGTGATCGTCGACCTGATGGCCGAATGGTACGCCCGCTACAACCGCGACTATGGGGACAACCTGACCGTCGCGCGCGCCACCAGCTGGGACGCCACGACCTACGTCAAGCCGGAATGCGGGGCGAAGATTTACGACTACCTGCGCGAGCCGGGCCTCTTCGCCGGCCTCAAGCCCCTTCCCCACGCCATCGAGGTGCTCGAACGGCTGTCCCGGCGCTACGAGATCTTCATCGTGACGGCCTCGCCCTCGGCCATCGCTTACGCGGAGAAGGAGGCCTGGGTACAGCGCCACCTGCCGTTCCTCGGCCGCGAGCGGCTCATCTTCGCCCACCGAAAGGAAATGATCCGCGGCGACCTGCTCTTTGACGACGCGCCGCACAACCTGCGCCGCTTCCAGGCCACCGGCCGCATCGCGGTGGCGATGGACTACCCCTACAATCGCGACGTTGCCTGCCCGCGAGTGAGCAGCTGGCTCGAATTTGAGGAGCGCCTCCCCGAACTTCTCGCCCAGCGGCCCGTCCCCCCGTCGTGCGAAGCCGTCCGTCCTGGTGGCCCAGCAAATGGGGAACACACGACCGGCTGCCGCGCATCCGGGGAAGGGAGGCCCGCCCATGAGCAATAG
- a CDS encoding NAD(P)/FAD-dependent oxidoreductase — protein MSNRSEGAPRHDVVIIGGGPAGISALIWCHRLGLDALLVERRDRLGGQLEAIHNPIVDYPGLPAENGRALRDRLVAHVERLGCAYRCGVDVQACDVRAKRLATSAGELAARALIVATGARPRRLGVPGEAEMIARGEVYSATRDAHRFAGKRVAVVGGGDRALEGALLLAEAGARVTLIHRRDAYRARPEYLEPVLRHPNVTRLEHAVVTAILGEGRVEGVAVALHRPDGRVEARILEADAVFVRIGVEPNTDLVRGQVETNGDGTLRITAEGETSEPGVFAAGDVCTPPAFSSIALSVGQGMVAAKAIAQRLAKRDQSDGAS, from the coding sequence ATGAGCAATAGAAGCGAAGGCGCGCCCCGCCACGACGTGGTGATCATCGGCGGGGGACCGGCGGGCATCAGCGCCCTCATCTGGTGCCACCGGCTCGGCCTCGACGCCCTGCTCGTCGAGCGGCGGGACCGCCTCGGCGGACAGCTGGAGGCCATCCACAACCCGATCGTCGACTACCCGGGCCTGCCCGCGGAAAACGGCCGCGCGCTTCGGGATCGCCTTGTGGCCCACGTGGAGCGGCTGGGCTGCGCCTACCGGTGCGGCGTGGACGTGCAGGCATGCGACGTGCGGGCAAAGCGCCTCGCCACCAGCGCCGGAGAGCTTGCGGCCCGCGCCCTGATCGTGGCCACCGGCGCCCGCCCGCGCCGGCTCGGCGTGCCCGGCGAGGCGGAGATGATCGCCCGCGGGGAGGTGTACTCGGCCACGCGCGACGCCCATCGCTTTGCCGGCAAGCGCGTCGCCGTCGTCGGCGGCGGCGACCGTGCGCTGGAGGGTGCGCTCCTTCTCGCCGAGGCCGGCGCACGCGTAACGCTGATCCACCGCCGCGACGCGTACCGGGCCCGCCCCGAGTACCTCGAGCCGGTGCTGCGCCACCCCAACGTCACCCGCCTGGAACACGCCGTGGTGACGGCCATCCTCGGCGAAGGCCGCGTCGAGGGGGTGGCCGTCGCCCTGCACCGCCCGGACGGCCGCGTCGAGGCGCGCATCCTGGAGGCAGACGCCGTCTTCGTGCGCATCGGCGTGGAGCCGAACACCGACCTCGTGCGCGGCCAGGTGGAGACGAACGGCGACGGCACGCTGCGCATCACCGCGGAAGGGGAGACCAGTGAGCCGGGCGTCTTTGCCGCCGGCGACGTGTGCACCCCGCCCGCCTTCTCCAGCATCGCCTTGAGCGTGGGGCAGGGCATGGTGGCGGCCAAGGCGATTGCCCAGCGGCTGGCCAAACGCGACCAGAGCGACGGAGCATCCTGA